The DNA segment GGAACGTGTCGCTATGGCAATGGAACTCGAAGGGAGCGCCAAGGAATACTTTGCCCAGATGGTCGTGTTCGCCGATTCCGGTGACGAGGCAAAAAAGAATGCCGCGTTGAAGAGAATGCGCGAACTTGCGAAGGAAAACAAGGTGCGTACGCTGTCGGCGGATGCCTACGCCTACTTTAGCGAATGGTACAACCCGGTGCTGCGAGAACTCGCTCCCATGAATCCCGGCGCGAAACCGATGGAACTGTCCAAGCTCTGCTACCCGGAAATCAGCGCGACCGAAATCCGGAAGACTCTCGATTTTCTGATCCAGATGGGGTTGCTCAAGAAACACGACGAATACCATTACGAGCAGACCGAGAAGGTTGTGATGGGCGTCGCGGGAATGGTGCCCCCGGCCATGCGCCCCATGCACAGGCAGATGGCCAAGTTGGCGATGGACGCGATAGATAACGTCCCTGTCGAAGACCGCAGCTTCGCGGGTGCCACTATGGGGATTTCTCGCGATACGTACCGCCGTATTGCGTGCGAGGCGGAAAAGTTCAGACAGAAGGTCGTCGCCATCGCGAGTGAAGACAAACACGGTGAACAGGTTTACAGGTTGAATTTACAATTGTTTCCGCTGACAAGGCGGCAGGAGGAAAATCATGGATAAGAAGAAATATATAGGAATCGTTTTCTCGCTGGCCTTGTTCGCGGCATGTTCTTCGGAAGAGGGTGCCGGCGTGACGACGGAACCGGCTGGCGATCTTGACACTAGACTGTCTGTTTTGCCCCAGGAACCTTCTGCAGGACAAAAAGCCATCATGGATAGCATCCTCAAGACTATGGAATCTGGTGGCGGCGGAACCGTGGAAACCGAGAATGTGGTAAGGTTAGATTCAGGTATAGTGGAAATTGATGACCCGTCCGTTCAAATTCCTGTGCCGCAAACAGCCCATGATTTCGAGACTTCGGGCGAAGTTTATTATAGCCGGCAGGGATGCAACGTTACTTATTATGAAGCGGAATCTGGCACCCAGATGCTCTTTACCGGAACTAGCGCGGACTACATGGAAACCAGTCTTTTGTTGACAAAGGACGAGGTCTTGATAGAAAAGGTTGAAAATACCTATTGGTTTGAAGAAGACAAAATAGATTGCGAAGCGGACCTTACGGCGTTCCGGCAGCGTTGTGAATCGTTGTATGGCGTATTCAGGGATTATAAAGATGGAACCGGTTGTAATGACTTTAGGAACCTCCGGGTCGCCTGCGCTGTGCCACTGTTCGGTCTGGCCATTACCCCGGAAGTGCTGACGCATGAGGCGGATTACTACTATAAGGCGCGGTGCGATTCCTTGGTGGTGGCGGAGGGCCCGCAGTGCTCCATTGTATGCACGAATCCGTTGGAGAACATTTCTTCGAAAGACACGGTCGCTAATCCGTTTGACAATATGGAGTGCAAGAGGATTTGCCTCGATATGGAAGGTGAAGAAGAGAACTTCAATGTGCAAGGCGATGATGACGACCCGTATGACGGGCAAGGTGGTGTAACCATGTCTTCTGCATCGATGCCTTTCCCTGTGACTTCGGCCGCGATGCCTGAGGCCATGAGCTCTGCCTCTGTGGATGGGACAATGAGTTCCACGTCGATGCAATCATGCTACACTGCTTGCGAAAATAGCTTGAATGGTAAGTGCTATACGATTTGTCCGGACATGGACGGCGAAAACGAGCACTTCAATGTGCAAGACGATGATGACGAACCGTTCGACGGGCAAGGTGGTGTAACCATGTCTTCGGCGTCGATGCCTTTCCCCGTGACTTCGGCCGCGATGCCCGAGGCCATGAGCTCAGCATCAATGCCGTAACAAGGAAAACCTCTATAAAATGGGAAAATAAGTCCGCCCGCCCGGCGGACTTTCTTGTTTTTTGCAACCTAGATTTTGTATATTCTCCGTGTAAAAAAAGATATTACCTGATAGGGTCATTGATGCGATTATTTGTACTACTTGTATGTCTGCTGTCGGTGTGCCTGTGGGCGCGCCCGATTAATGACGGCAATAAATTGTTCAAGAACGGCGACTACGCCGGTGCGCTTGAAAAGTACATGAAGGCCCGTGAGGCTGAACCCGCGAACCCGCTTTTGTTCTACAATATTGGTACGTGCCAGTACAGGCTCGGCAATTACGAAGAGGCCAAGAAGGAACTCGAGAGTGCCGTGCGCATGCCCGACAAGAAGATGGCCGCGAAGGCCGCCTACAACTTGGCGAACACGCATTTCCGCATGGGTGAGAAGGCCGCCGAGGGCAGTGAACGCATTGCCGCGTGGCGCGAGTCGGTCGCTTACCTCAAGAAAGCGATTGACCTCGATAACGGTTTCGAGAACGCGAAGAAGAACGTGGAAATTGTGCAGCGCAAGCTGAAAGAAGAACTCGACAAGCAGAAAGAAAACAAGGACCAGAATCAGGACAATAACGACCAGAAACAGCCGCCGCTTTCCGAGAAGGCGAAGGAAGTTTTGGCGCGTGCGCTCCAGCTCTGCAAAGACGGCAAGTATGCCGAAGGCAAGGAGATGCTCGAGAACCTGATTGCCGAAGACGAGACCGCTGGCCAGCTGAGCGGCCACGTGCAGCGCATCGACGACGTCATCGAAATCAAGGCCGGCCGCAAGCCCAAGGCCAAGATTGACGCGAGCAACACCGACAACGACCTGGAGGTGATATGATGCGTTTGATTAGACGAAAGACGAAAGACGAAAGACGAAAGAATGTTTATGGTAAGGTCACTGAGCTTGCCGAAGTGACCGTTGGTAAGTCTTTGCTTGCTCTTTTAACGGTTTTGCTATTGTCCGCAGCGGCCTTTGCGGCGCCGA comes from the uncultured Fibrobacter sp. genome and includes:
- a CDS encoding tetratricopeptide repeat protein, translated to MRLFVLLVCLLSVCLWARPINDGNKLFKNGDYAGALEKYMKAREAEPANPLLFYNIGTCQYRLGNYEEAKKELESAVRMPDKKMAAKAAYNLANTHFRMGEKAAEGSERIAAWRESVAYLKKAIDLDNGFENAKKNVEIVQRKLKEELDKQKENKDQNQDNNDQKQPPLSEKAKEVLARALQLCKDGKYAEGKEMLENLIAEDETAGQLSGHVQRIDDVIEIKAGRKPKAKIDASNTDNDLEVI
- a CDS encoding TIGR02147 family protein codes for the protein MKAIYEYLDYRRYMQEFYEERKRCSAFSWREFSHLAGFSSSNYMKLVCDGKTRLSKVGVERVAMAMELEGSAKEYFAQMVVFADSGDEAKKNAALKRMRELAKENKVRTLSADAYAYFSEWYNPVLRELAPMNPGAKPMELSKLCYPEISATEIRKTLDFLIQMGLLKKHDEYHYEQTEKVVMGVAGMVPPAMRPMHRQMAKLAMDAIDNVPVEDRSFAGATMGISRDTYRRIACEAEKFRQKVVAIASEDKHGEQVYRLNLQLFPLTRRQEENHG